In Kytococcus sedentarius DSM 20547, the sequence CCTGCAGCACCGAGTTCCAGCGGGCAGCGTCGGTGTTCACCAGCAGCTTGTCGCGCGTGATGCCGGCGTTGTGGACGATCGCGTGGAGCCGGTCCGCACCGGACCGGACCACGGCGGCGGCGAGGCGCTCCCCCGCATCGGCGGCGGTGATGTCCAGCTGCAGCGCCACCCCGCCGATCTCGTTCATGACCGCGGCGAGCGCGTCACCGGCGGGCGGCACGTCCACGCCGATCACGCGCGCCCCGTCACGGGCGAAGGTGCGGGCGATGTCGGCGCCGATGCCGCGCGCAGCGCCCGTGACCACCACGGTGGCACCGGCGTACGGCTGCGCGTCGGCGGCTTGCGGGTCCAGCCAGCCCAGGGCCTCGCCCGACCGCCCCGCGACCGACTGCGAGACGCGCAGCGGCTGGCCCGAGACGTAGGCCGAGCGGGCCGAGAGGAAGAACTCCAACGGCTCGACCAGCTCCGGCGCGATGGCCGCGGCCACCTGACCGCCGTCGGCACCAGCGCCCGCGGCCCGACCGAGGCCCGGGTCCACCCAGAGCAGGTTGGCCGTGGCACCGCCGCGCAGCTCCTTGCCGATGGAGCGCATGATGCCCTCGAGGGCCTGGGCAGCAGCCACCTGCTCGGTGGGAGCGCCCGACGCGACCAGGGCGTCGGGCGTGGTGCCCAGCACCAGGACCCGTCCACTGCGGGCGAGGCGCTTGAGGGTGGCCCGTGCGGCGCGGCGCAGCAGGTCGAGGTCGGCCAAGGTGGTGGCCGCGGTCATGTCCAGCACCAGCGCGGCGGGGCGCGCGTCGCCGGCAACCTGCTGCGGTGCCTCGTCGGCCTGCTCCACCGGCAGCTCGGGGCGCAGCACCTCCACCCCGTGGCCGGCGAGGAAGGTCTCGACCTGACCCAGCAGCGGGGCGGCCCCGGCACCGGCGAGCACGGCCGGGCCGTCCAGCAGCAGCTGGCCCGGCTCGTAGCGGCGAAGCGGCACCGGGCGGGGCAGCCCCAGCGTGCTGGCGAGCTTGGCCCCGAGGTCGGAGTTCACGAAGTTCAGGTAGCCGTCCCGCGAGCGGTTCACAGCGCCTCCAGTCGTCGCACGGTCATCGGTCCTCACGTCGCGCCCGGCCATCACACGGCCTCCAGGATCGCGACGACACCCTGACCACCGGCGGCGCAGATGGAGATGAGCCCGCGGCCGCTGCCCTTCTGGTGCAGCAGCTGGGCGAGCGTGCCGACGATGCGGCCGCCGGTGGCGGCGAAGGGGTGCCCCGCAGCCAGCGAGGAGCCCTTGACGTTCAACCGGCTGCGGTCGATGGCCCCCAGCGCTCCGGGCAACCCCAGCCGGGTGCGGCAGAACTCCTCGTCCTCCCACGCTGCCAGCGTGACCTCGACCGTGGAGGCGAACGCCTCGTGGATCTCGTAGAAGTCGAAGTCCTGCAGGCTCACGCCCTGGCGCTCGAGCAGACGCGGCACCGCGAAGATCGGGGCGGTGAGCAGCCCGTCGTCGCCGTGGACGTAGTCGACGGCCGCCACCTCGGCGTCCACGAAGCGCGCCAGCGGGGTCAGCCGGTGCTGCGCGGCCCACTCGGGCGAGGAGAGCAGCACAGCCGCCGCCCCGTCGGTGAGCGGCGTGGAGTTCCCGGCGGTGAGCGTCCCCGGCTGGCCCGCGTAGCCGTCCTTGCCGAAGACGACCTTGAGCCCGGCCAGCTTCTCCTCGGTGGTGTCCGGCCGCAGGAACGCGTCGCGCGACAGACCCAGGTAGGGCGTCACCAGCTTGTCGAAGAAGCCCTCGTCCCAGGCCGCGGCGAGGTTCTGGTGGCTGCGCACCGCGAGCGCGTCCTGCGCCTCGCGCGTGATCTTCCACTCGGCCGCCGTGCGGGCCATGTGCTCCCCCATCGACAGGCCGGTGCGGGGCTCTGCGTTCTGGGGGGACTCCGGCGCGAGGTCGCCGGGGCGGATGGAGCCCAGCGCCTTGAGCTTCTGGGCCGGCTTCTTGGCGTGGGAGAGGTCGAGCAGCGCCCGGCGCAGGCCGTCGCCCAGGGAGATCGGGGCGTCCGATGCGGTGTCGACCCCGGCGCCGATGCCCGCCTCGATCTGGCCGGCGGCGATCTTGTTGGCCACCTGGATGACCGTCTCCAGACCCGTGCCACAGGCCTGCTGCAGGTCGTAGGCAGGGGTGCGCGCGTCCAGGGCCGAGCCCAGGACGGCCTCGCGGGTGAGGTTGAAGTCCCGGGCGTGCTTGAGCACGGCGCCGGCTGCGACCTCACCCAGTCGCTCACCGGCCAGCCCGTAGCGGGCGACCAGCCCGTCGAGCGTGGCGGTGAGCATGTCCTGGTTGCTGGCCTGGGCGTAGTGCCCACCGGCCTTGGCGAAGGGGATGCGGTTGGCGCCCACCACGAGCGCGGTGCCCCGGGGGGTGGGAGGGTGGTGCTCGGCCATGCTGCGAACTCCTGGTGTGAGA encodes:
- a CDS encoding 3-oxoacyl-ACP reductase: MNRSRDGYLNFVNSDLGAKLASTLGLPRPVPLRRYEPGQLLLDGPAVLAGAGAAPLLGQVETFLAGHGVEVLRPELPVEQADEAPQQVAGDARPAALVLDMTAATTLADLDLLRRAARATLKRLARSGRVLVLGTTPDALVASGAPTEQVAAAQALEGIMRSIGKELRGGATANLLWVDPGLGRAAGAGADGGQVAAAIAPELVEPLEFFLSARSAYVSGQPLRVSQSVAGRSGEALGWLDPQAADAQPYAGATVVVTGAARGIGADIARTFARDGARVIGVDVPPAGDALAAVMNEIGGVALQLDITAADAGERLAAAVVRSGADRLHAIVHNAGITRDKLLVNTDAARWNSVLQVNLQAQFGINEVLLSGIDGGLGAGSAIVGVASTSGIGGNRGQANYAASKAGVMGMVRSMAPTLAPRGVTVNAVAPGFIETEMTGKIPAVTREVGRRINSMAQGGLPVDVAETIAFLARPANGGVTGQVLRVCGQSQLGA
- a CDS encoding acetyl-CoA C-acetyltransferase — protein: MAEHHPPTPRGTALVVGANRIPFAKAGGHYAQASNQDMLTATLDGLVARYGLAGERLGEVAAGAVLKHARDFNLTREAVLGSALDARTPAYDLQQACGTGLETVIQVANKIAAGQIEAGIGAGVDTASDAPISLGDGLRRALLDLSHAKKPAQKLKALGSIRPGDLAPESPQNAEPRTGLSMGEHMARTAAEWKITREAQDALAVRSHQNLAAAWDEGFFDKLVTPYLGLSRDAFLRPDTTEEKLAGLKVVFGKDGYAGQPGTLTAGNSTPLTDGAAAVLLSSPEWAAQHRLTPLARFVDAEVAAVDYVHGDDGLLTAPIFAVPRLLERQGVSLQDFDFYEIHEAFASTVEVTLAAWEDEEFCRTRLGLPGALGAIDRSRLNVKGSSLAAGHPFAATGGRIVGTLAQLLHQKGSGRGLISICAAGGQGVVAILEAV